In Onthophagus taurus isolate NC chromosome 6, IU_Otau_3.0, whole genome shotgun sequence, a genomic segment contains:
- the LOC111416831 gene encoding small integral membrane protein 8, which yields MKYLLISNSLHIMSSLMPSHEYKKPGIKVRLTVLMPSQSELEVKSVMSKKPESKPGDGIRSLQTSKLFRTLNFELYMKPNAVIMGLGLACMGGALAYIAYMRYQWESMGYYSAVTADGQETFLKKKSKWE from the exons ATGAAATAcctattaatttcaaattcacTTCACATAATGTCCTCTTTAATGCCGTCACATGAATATAAAAAGCCTGGgataaaagtgaggttaactGTCTTAATGCCAAGTCAATCCGAATTAGAAGTAAAAAGTGTTATGAGTAAGAAACCAGAATCAAAACCGGGCGATGGAATTCGATCCCTACAAACGTCCAAACTGTTTAGAACGTTAAATTTTGAGCTGTATATGAAACCA AATGCTGTTATCATGGGTTTAGGTTTAGCTTGTATGGGAGGTGCCCTCGCTTACATAGCATACATGCGTTACCAATGGGAATCGATGGGATATTACAGTGCTGTAACTGCCGATGGCCAAGAAacctttttaaagaaaaaatctaaatgggaataa